Genomic DNA from Niabella ginsenosidivorans:
AAACGCAGCGCAGCTCCATATTGATAGTGCCCGGATAGTGGCGGCAGGAGGTTCCGCGGGAGGACAGCTGGCGGCAGCAACAGCGCTTATAGCAGATTATAACGAAAAAACCGACAACCTGAAGATCAGTTCAGTACCCAATGCGCTGATCCTGTTTAATCCCGTAATTGATAACGGTCCCGGGGGCTATGGTTTTGAAAGAATTGGTGAGGCGTACCTTCATTTTTCCCCATTGCATAATATCAGGAAAGGCGCGCCGCCCACTTTGATCATGCTGGGCAGAAAAGATCATTTGATCCCGGTGGCAACTGCTGAATACTATAAGACGGTTATGGAAAAGGTGGGCAGCCGGTGCGATCTTGCTTTGTACGATAATGCGGGTCATGGCTTTTTTAATCAGAATAAGAATAATGATAATCCTTTTTATCAGGAGACCCTTAATGAGGCGGAACGATTTTTAAATGCTTTAGGATACCTGACAGCAAACAGCAAAACAGGGTCCGCAAACTAAGAAAATAAAAGTTATTGGAATGCGATTATTTAATAGTGTGATTTGTGTTTTTGCCTGGTAGTGTCTTGCAGGGTTTCCGAAAAGGAGCGTGCTGACTGGCACGAATATCTGGGCGGCACGGATCGCAATACTATTCGGAGCTTACCCATAGAAATAATTTTTAAACGTAAAAAGTAAGAAATGAAAAAGTTAATAATGATGGTGTTATGGTCCATATCGGTGTGTACGTATGGGCAACAGGCGACCGGCGCAAAAGCTGCCCGGCCGAATATTGTGTACATCATGAGCGATGACCATGGCTACCAGGCCGTGAGCGCCTATGGTTATGGGTTAAATAAAACGCCCAGCATCGACCGCCTGGCAAAAGAAGGCGCCTTATTTACCACGGCCACGGTCACTAATTCATTATGCGCGCCCAGTCGCGCGGTAATGCTCACCGGTAAACATAGTTTTATAAATGGTAAGGTAGATAATGTCCAGCACTTTGACTGGAATCAGGACAACTTTCCCAAACTGCTCCGCAAAGCAGGTTACCAAACAGCCATGGTAGGAAAAATTCATATGGATGGGCTTCCGCAGGGCTTTGATTATTCAGCCGTATTACCGGACCAGGGCGATTATTATAACCCGGATTTCATCATTAACGGGGTGAAGCAGCAGATCCATGGTTATGTAACCGATATTACAACGGACCTGGCATTGAAATGGCTGGACAACCGCGATAAGAGTAAACCGTTCTGTTTATTGTATCATCAAAAAGCACCGCACCGGGAATGGATGCCCGCAGAACGGTACTATAAAAAATATACAAAAATGACCTTTAAAGAACCTGAAACCCTGTTTGATGACTATAAGGGCCGGGGCACAGCAGCGAAGTCTGCCGAAATGAATATCCTGAAAGACATGAACTGGGCAGATGATGACAAGATAAGACCCGAAGTGCTGAAGGAGCTGGGTATTCATTCCCTGCTGAAATGGGATACTGTAGCTTATAACAGGAGCCTAGGAAGAATGGACCCTGAGCAGCGTGCAGCCTGGGATGCGGTATATGATCCCATTAATGAAGATTTTAAAAAACGATATCCGACCATGTCAAAAGAAGACCTGATGCACTGGCGTTATCAGCGCTATATGCAGGATTACCTGGGGTCTATAGCCGCTGTGGATGAAGGGGTTGGTGAGCTGCTGGATTATCTTGATAAAAACGGTCTGACAGAGAACACCATTGTTGTATACACTTCAGACCAGGGCTTTTATATGGGAGAGCACGGGTGGTTCGATAAGCGGTTTATGTACGAGGAATCGTTGAAAACACCATTGCTCATCCGTTACCCGAAAGAAATTAAACCGGGGACAAAAATTACTTCTATGGTACAGAACCTGGATTTTGCACCCACTTTCCTGGATTATGGAGGAGCAAAAATTCCGGCGGATATGCAGGGTGAATCCTTCAGAAAGCTGGTAGCCGGTAAAACTTCCAAATGGAGAGATGCCATTTACTATACATATTATGAATATCCCTCTATTCATATGGTAAAAAGGCATTATGGTATCCGTACCGATCGCTATAAACTCATACATTTTTATTATGATATTAATGAATGGGAATTATACGATCTGCAAAAAGACCCGCATGAAATGCACAATGTGTATAACGACTCTTCCTATCGTACAGTAAGAGAAGAGATGCACAGGAAGCTTGACGAACTGAGAAAGAAATATAAGGACAGTGATGCAAATGACCAGAAGTATATTAAGGCCTATTTGTCGGCAACATTAAAGAAAAAATAAAGGAACATGCACAAAAGAACCAATATAGGCCGGTGCAGGTCCAGGTGTACATTAGCCGCTGCATTTATTTTTGCCGGTGCCATTACAAGAGTACACTCCCAAGAGGTAAAGGCCATTTTTCCCCAATGGAAGTACATTCATAGCAGTAGCCAATCCCTTTATGAATACCTGGCTGATGATGCCCTGCTGAAGCTAAAGGAAAGGAAAAAGCAGTTGGATGGTCTTGCGTCTGAAAAAGACTGGGTAAAAAGGCAGCAGGAAATAAAACAGGCGTACGCGCAAATACTCGGTCCCTTTCCTTCCGGAACGCCTTTAAATGCAGTAGTTACAGGAACCTTGCAGAATGACGTGGTAAGGGTCGAAAAAATATACTTTGAGTCCCTGCCCGGTTATTATGTTACAGGAGCGCTTTTCCTTCCTGCCGGACAAAAAAAGAAAGTACCCGCAATTCTTTATTGTTCAGGGCACAGCCAGGCGGGCTTCCGTAGCGGTATCTACCAGCATATGATACTGAATTTTGTAAAAAAAGGGTTTGCTGTTTTGGCGTTTGACCCGATAGGGCAGGGGGAACGCCGTCAGTTTGCAAATGATACAGCACGGAAATTCAGCCCTACCCAGGAACATTCTTATCCCGGCAACCAGCTGTTTCTTACCGGCAGATCTTCGGCGTATTATTTTATTTGGGATGGAATGCGTGCCATCGATTATCTGTGCAGCCGGCCGGAAATTGATACCTCCAGGATCGGTATTACAGGAAGATCCGGTGGTGGAACACAGACCGCTTATATAGCAGCATTTGACAGCCGGATAAAGGCGGCCGCTCCGGAATGTTATATTACAGGCTATGAGCAATTACTGATGAGCCGTGGGCCCCAGGATGCCGAGCAGAATTTTGCAGGGGGAATTGCCGCCGGTTTGGATATCCCGGACCTGCTTATTTCATTTGCGCCCAAGCCTTTGCTGCTGGTGACCACCACCAGGGATATCTTCAGCATCCAGGGGGCAAGGGATGCCTTTAAAGAAGCAAAGCGGGCCTATTCCTGTTTGGGAAAACCGGATGGAGTACATATGGTTGAGGACGATGCGGAACATGCTTCCACCCGGAAAAACAGGGAAGCTACTTACCGTTTTTTCCGGCAACACCTGGCAAACCCCGGCAGTTCTGAAGATGAAAACGTTCCGGTTTTTAAACGGGAAGATCTGGATGTAACACCCGGTGGAAATGTATATCTTTCTTTAGGAGGGGAGAATTTACATACGCTTGCCCGTA
This window encodes:
- a CDS encoding alpha/beta hydrolase, which translates into the protein MITYKKIDKTDLKMMIFKPPGFDTHKKYKAIVFFFGGGWTKGNAAQFRSQAVYFASKGLVCFLPDYRVASRNQTTPFEALKDAKSAIRFIKQNAAQLHIDSARIVAAGGSAGGQLAAATALIADYNEKTDNLKISSVPNALILFNPVIDNGPGGYGFERIGEAYLHFSPLHNIRKGAPPTLIMLGRKDHLIPVATAEYYKTVMEKVGSRCDLALYDNAGHGFFNQNKNNDNPFYQETLNEAERFLNALGYLTANSKTGSAN
- a CDS encoding sulfatase family protein, yielding MKKLIMMVLWSISVCTYGQQATGAKAARPNIVYIMSDDHGYQAVSAYGYGLNKTPSIDRLAKEGALFTTATVTNSLCAPSRAVMLTGKHSFINGKVDNVQHFDWNQDNFPKLLRKAGYQTAMVGKIHMDGLPQGFDYSAVLPDQGDYYNPDFIINGVKQQIHGYVTDITTDLALKWLDNRDKSKPFCLLYHQKAPHREWMPAERYYKKYTKMTFKEPETLFDDYKGRGTAAKSAEMNILKDMNWADDDKIRPEVLKELGIHSLLKWDTVAYNRSLGRMDPEQRAAWDAVYDPINEDFKKRYPTMSKEDLMHWRYQRYMQDYLGSIAAVDEGVGELLDYLDKNGLTENTIVVYTSDQGFYMGEHGWFDKRFMYEESLKTPLLIRYPKEIKPGTKITSMVQNLDFAPTFLDYGGAKIPADMQGESFRKLVAGKTSKWRDAIYYTYYEYPSIHMVKRHYGIRTDRYKLIHFYYDINEWELYDLQKDPHEMHNVYNDSSYRTVREEMHRKLDELRKKYKDSDANDQKYIKAYLSATLKKK
- a CDS encoding alpha/beta hydrolase family protein, with the protein product MHKRTNIGRCRSRCTLAAAFIFAGAITRVHSQEVKAIFPQWKYIHSSSQSLYEYLADDALLKLKERKKQLDGLASEKDWVKRQQEIKQAYAQILGPFPSGTPLNAVVTGTLQNDVVRVEKIYFESLPGYYVTGALFLPAGQKKKVPAILYCSGHSQAGFRSGIYQHMILNFVKKGFAVLAFDPIGQGERRQFANDTARKFSPTQEHSYPGNQLFLTGRSSAYYFIWDGMRAIDYLCSRPEIDTSRIGITGRSGGGTQTAYIAAFDSRIKAAAPECYITGYEQLLMSRGPQDAEQNFAGGIAAGLDIPDLLISFAPKPLLLVTTTRDIFSIQGARDAFKEAKRAYSCLGKPDGVHMVEDDAEHASTRKNREATYRFFRQHLANPGSSEDENVPVFKREDLDVTPGGNVYLSLGGENLHTLARNYVTQIVKERAPVRGEEELRQRIIHATGFHKTKTTELPVFSGRYQRKNYFIEAYLVKSPAGYYIPLYRLKPGDSNKKNKAVLLLDDRGKSEAIKDGSMADSLALAGYQVVVPDLSGFGELGNGYIKGGDAYVDGIPLNLWYMGILVNQSLLEIRMKELSVLIDWIKMYSSEIEGVAKGVLTTDLLHIALLRSNDIRSLLLIDPLVSFRSVIETPDYKTQYILSAAAGLIKQYDLYHLINAYSEKNRLVLINPRDGAGKIITGQAGKRLTEYGIAPGHFLTIKYKQGNRSL